The following nucleotide sequence is from Cryptococcus neoformans var. grubii H99 chromosome 5, complete sequence.
GAGAGAATACAGGCGGAGCGCTTCGTTCTGGTTTGGTCTTGTCTCATCCATCAGCCTCGGTCCTCCCAAATAAGTGCCACACTTACCCCAAGATATCGACATGGGACGCTATGGAAGTGACTACCTCCAATGACTCATCCTCTGGCTCCCAAACGATGAGAGGAGACCATCCTTTGGAAATTCTGAAATCGTTGATTTCATCGAGTATTATCCCAGCCCGGGGAGCAGGGTAAGAGATGAAATGAATTACAGAAGGCACAATGTCTTCAAAATGCGTCCCTTTGAGAGAGTTtggtgaaagaagaacaggCTTGTATAGATATTCAAACCTAGATGATGCCCAGCCATCAGCGAAATTCATCCCATGATTAAACGTAGCTCATACCCTCTTGTCTCGCCGTCATACCGGTTGACTGCTCTTGCAGTTGGGAGCCCGTCAGTTCTCTCTCTAAAAGCCCACATCTCATTTCCGTAGGACTCCAGTGCATCtttgagagcttgaggaaaTGTTGAAGGTGTGTAATCTACAATCATGCCCAGTTGAGTGGGTGGAAGGAATGCACGCGCACCAATTATCGCTTTATCATGATGGCATCGTCAGTGCGGCACTACTAAACAATTTACATGTGTGGGTAGTCTGGATGACGCGACGTACCGTAGGTGCCTCCTCCCCCTATCTTGATCTGTGTTAGCTACTGGACTAGACTCAAGGTGAAGGGGTACCTGATCGGGCTGCTCTACGGGTCTTTCAATGCCATCATTACCAAGGCGAGTGAAAGTGTCAATGATGAAGTGTTCTATTCTGTTCATCAGCGTAAGCGCTACTGAAGGAACCAACAGATTCTGACCCAGGGTCAACACTTTCCGTTGCTTGGACATAGCCATGACGTCCAGATTATATTATAGGGCCTGTTACTTTTTGTTTTCTACTTTGTAGAAAAGACGAAAAAAAACGATGacgaaaaacaaaaacaaaaacatAAACGCTGCTGTGACGTGTCTCAGTCATGAGCGGAACTTGAGCAGCggagctgctgctggtatGATAACTATCGGTCGGCATGTGCAAAGATAAAATCTCAATGCCCTTTCGTCTTCCTATTCGTCCGTTCGTCCGGTATTTTGAATTATCAGTCGTCCAATAGTCTGGACGCTCGCTGGGTATCGACCCTGTAAAACATTTCTATAATCACGATCACCATTTCGCATATAAAGTCCGAGAAGTACCCCATCATCTTTTGAACAACTGCTCAGTAACCGAGAAAATCTTGGCGCAGACTATTATGGCTGGACTTTATCATGATCAGTTCGGGCGCGAGGTAGCCAAAATCCAGCTCCTTCTCATCAATCCCAACTCTACCTCGACTTTCACTCAAGATGTGGCTACACATCTCCACCCTCGCCTTCCAGTTGATGTCGGAATAACTTTTTATACCCCTCCTCCCGAGGCGCCAGCTAGTATAGATGGCCCATTGGATGGTGTAAGTTCTACTGCGGTCATTCTCAAGGATCTTGAGCTCCAGCCCAAAGGCCAAGCTGTTAACACGCCTGAAGACAGTACTGGGGCGTCAAGGCTTGCTACTGGCTATTCAGGTATCGTGGTGGCATGCTTTTCAGCGCACCCCCTAGTACCTGTTTTAAAAGAGCTTCTTGCGGGGTATGATAAACCTCCACCAGTGCTGGGCATATTAGAATCAAGTGTTCTGGCAGCATTACAACTTGGACCGACCTTTGGTATCGCTACTACAGGCCCCCGTACGTCTGAACACTCTGAAAATGCAGCGGCGTGCTGATGAACCAGACAGAATGGGAACCCCTCTTTGATGAGGCAGTTCGTGCGATGGGCATATCTCCAACCCGCTATACCGGAACCAAAGGCACAGGTTTCAACGCCGTCAGTTTGCATGGCGATAAGCCAGCCGAAGCCTTATTGGAGGCTTCTTGTTTTCTAGTTCAAAAGGGTGCTAGGGTCATTATTCTTGGCTGCGCCGTAAGTTACGCTTTGCACCAATTATTATACATAACTGAAGGCGTCCAATAGGGCATGGCGCCCATGCGGGCATCCTTACAAGAGCAGTTAGCAGACAGGGTGGGTCAATCGGTGCCAGTAATAGATGGGGTATCTGCTGCAGTGGATATGGCCATAGGGTATGCGAGGATGGGAATCGGTAGGACTTTTGGTCCTGACTCGAGCGAGCACTCCCGGACGACTTGATTGTTGAGCAAAGTACCCCAGCAGTACACCGGTCCGCGAGCGGAAAGACTTCATCAGGACTACAATTTCTTTCTTGGGAAGTAAGCGCCATCTGGTTTATTTGAAATACGCAAGATGCAATTTGAGCCAACagaacctcttcctttcgtTAATTGTCTGCACTTCACGCCATACACCTTTTGATCTGAAGCTGCGATTTTCTTTTGTATCCATACGTTGCATCACAGTGCAGTGAAGCCATTCTTATTCATAGGCAAATTGCAACTGAAGTATTTTTCACGTTGCGGCGTCATATTTGCCGTCGTTAGGTGGCCACCACGAGGAATGCTTGTCGATGATTAAGCCCAGCACCAACAACAGTAGTCGCATAATAGGCTTCAAATTCTTTCACAAGTGACAACAAAAAGTGTATTATGAGTAGAGTCATCACTAGGAAGATAAAGATATATAAGCATTACTTCTCAAAAGATGCGCACAGATATGCCATCATATCCTTTGTCCTGACGCTCATGACTAAAATTAATtaaaagcaagaagaaaaggctgACGAGGCCGGACGGAGGGTAATAAAACcaacgaacgaacgaagGTCGGTACGTAAaaaaggagggagggaggaagaacaaaGCGTTGCCATTACGTAAATGCAATATTTCGGATTGCTCGATTTTTGTCTCAGAACGAACGAAGCGAGTGGCATGCAGGCAACTTCTACAATTTGCAGCTCTGTCTCCTTTAAATCCCTCTCACTGTGTCTTCAAAAACCCTTCAACATGATTCCCTCTTTAGAACACCCCACGAAAAAGCGCCAAAAGAAGCAGCTTCGTCCCTCCCTGCCTGCTGCCGGACCGTCGCAACAgccctcctcccccgcccGCATCTTCGCACCTTTCAGAGCTCTGGGCTATGTCACAGATCACGTTCCTTTCGCAATGTTTGTTCACACTCCAAGCGGAGCACTCGCTACCCCCACTGTAAACATAACGACCTCAGTGGGAAGGAGCTGGCTGATGTGGGATGCGTCAAGGATGACTTTAGTTTTCGCCGGTTCGTGCCATTCATGATGTTTGAGACTGACGCTGATCTTCGAGTCAAAGGGGCTGATACTGGTAACCAAATAAACGGTCTGGCGATGACTGGAACAGACATATATGCCTCCTCTGGCTCGAGAGTCATCAAGTATCATCGAGGCAAAGAGGTGGGTTATCCCTGAAAGAAAAATTCTTTTCCATTTGTGAGCTGACGGTGAAGCGAAGGTGgcctcttttctctctctaGATGGGTCGACTTTCGGCCACATATTAATTTTTGGTGATGATCTCCTGGCCCTCAAAAAAGATGGCACAGGGATGTTCGTGTTTGATTTGGCTACTCGGCGTACGTTATCTTGTATGTCTCAAGCCAGAATGAAGCTAATTTCTCGTAGATTTGAGGAATCAGATTTCTTTCCACAGTTCATTCACAGCATCTTCGTTAATGCATCCGGCTACCTATCTGAACAAAGTCCTGGTAGGCAGTAAACAGGGTGAATTGCAGTTGTGGAATGTCCGAACATGGTAAGTTAGCCATCGTCGGCGTCTCTTTGAATGCTGAATATTTTTTCAAGCACCCTTGTCCACTCTTTCCCTCACCCCACCCCATCTAATCCGTCTTCTATAACCACCATTGTACAAACACCTGCTGTCGACGTTATCGGTATTGGTTATCTGGACGGATCCATCCGAATTCAAGATATCAAACATGGTGATTTAGTCATGCAGATGAAGATTGAGGATGGCGCAGTGTCCTCAATGTCATTTCGAATGGGTAATCCTTTCTTTCGTACGAATTTGTTGTTTACTAACTTTTTCTGTAGACGGGCCGTCAATCCTAGCCACTGCATCTTCGACGGGTTCAATATCCATTTGGGACCTCAGTAAGGGTGGAAGGATATTGCACACCCTTCGGGGTGCGCATGATCAGAGTATCAGCGGCCTCCAATGGGTTGCTGGACAACCTTTGCTCGTATCGTCCAGTTTCGACAACAGCGTCAAGGTTCGTATCCAATCACGTCTTGTTTTTCATATTCTGATAGCTTTTCATATAGCAATGGCTCTGTGATTCCCCTACTGGGATGCCAAGGCTACTCAAGCTGCGCGGCGGCCATCACGCTCCGCCAACTTGTGTTAGATATTACGGGGAAGACGGAAAGCAGATTTTGACCGCTGGTAAAGACCGCGCCCTCAGGTACACCAGTGTCGTCCGGGACTCTCGAAGTTTCGAGCTTTCTCAAGGTAAGCTATATGTAGGTCTGAAACCATTGAATACTAATTTGCATTCGGCAGGATCATTGGTGAAAAAGGCTATCGGCCTTGGGGTAACCGTTGATCACCTCAAGTTTCCCCAGATCACTGCCATTTCGAGCTCTTCCATGCGCTCCAAAGATTGGGAGGACGTTCTCACCGCTCATTCTGAGGATGCCGTTGCTCGCACTTGGCGTGTCCAAGAAAAACGTCTGGGCCCATGGActtttgagcttgaagatggtTATGCTCAATCGGTGTGCGTAACCGCTTGTGGTAATTTTGGCTTTGCAGGATCTTCCACTGGAGAAATTAGGATGTGGAACATGCAATCAGGGAAAGAGCGCAAATCTTTTGCTCTAACGGGCGCCGCGCCAGGTGACTCGAAGCCTAAAATTATCTCGCAAAGCAAGGGCATGGTGAAGGCAAAAGGAGGGAAGCTGGAGAGAGCTAAGGGCAGTAAGTCTGTGCAGGCTATTACTGGTCTTGCAACAGACGCGTTGAACACCATGGTTATTGCCGGTACACTTGAAGGGAAACTTTACGTAAGTGATATACGGCCACATCgtggaaagggaagatgCTCAATCCAGGTGTAGTTCTTTGACTTTCATAGCACTCGAAAACTAGACGAAATACAATTAGAGTCTTCTATAACAGCGATCTCCCTTCACCGTGACAGCGGGCTGCTTGCGGTGACCTGCGATGATCTGGTTATCCGTCTTGTCGACGTGGAATCTCGCAGGATCGTTCGAGAACTAAGAGGTTTCAAAGGTCGTATCCTTGATGTCGTCTTTACACCCGATTCCCGCTGGGTAATTGCCACTTCTCTGGATTCTATCATTCGTACCTACGACATTCCCACTGGTAAACTCATTGATGCGTTCAAGACATCTTCCATCGCTACCAGTGTGACCTTCTCTCCTACAGGTGACTTTTTGGCCACATCCCATGTCGACAGTGTGGGAGTCTATCTGTGGGCGAACAGGGCCCAGTTTACAGACGTGGCATTGAGGCAtcttgaggaggatgatgacatCGTGGAAGTGGGGCTGCCAACGGTTCAGGGTTTGGATGCAGACGCCGGTAAGGTCTTCCTCTTAATGTCAGTCTTTCGCTAACTCATGGCAGCCATTGAGGGTATCGAGGATGTTGGTGCACCGGAATTTACAGACATCTATACCACCCCTGATCAAATTGACGAATCGTTGGTTACGCTCTCCCTTATACCCAGGTCGCGATGGCAAATGCTTCTTAACCTCGAGACCATAAAGGTAAGAAGCTTGCTTTAAACTCTGatctgaagaagctgttTAACACGTGACGCAGCAACGGAATAAACCTAAAGAAGCTCCAAAGGCGCCCGAAAAAgctcccttcttcttgcccacCATAAGCGGACTTGAGACGCAGTTCGACCTGTCGGCCGTTGAAAACCggacagaggaagaatcccataaggggaagaggctgGAACTGGATGGTAGCTGGTTAGAAAGCGAATTCACGAGGAGATTaagtggagaggatgagactGGACGCTGTAAGTCATACTTCTTCAAGCAGGATTGAGAGCTTATTGTGAGTAGACAACACTTTTTTTGAATACATGAAGGCTTTACCTCCCTCCACACTCGACCTTGAAATTCGATCGCTCATTTCTCTACCCcacctttcttcattcatcaaTGCGCTCACACAACGACTCAAATCACACCGAGATTATGAAGCCATCCAGGCAATTATGTCTGTCTTTTTGAGAGTGCACGGCGATATGCTGATTGCCAATGCGGAGTTGAAAGAAGCACTCGGCGCACTGAGACTAGagcaagaaagagaaagtaAGAGGCTGAGAGAACTTGTGGGATATGCTTTGGGGACCTTGGGTTTCCTTCGTGGCGCTTGATGTACTTTGTCTTGTACAACATGAGAGATGCAAGTATAGTCATACATAGAAATCGATACAAAAGGTACATGTTTGAAACCTAACCTTTCGGTTACTGGTCTTCAGGGTCCTGATAGTTCGCCATGGGATCGTCGTAGGTCTGTTTTGACAATCGATATGCCTCTAATAAACTGATCAGCGGCGGTCCATATAACGCGTTGTTTCAGAGTGCAGACTTACCGAGCTCTTCCTGGGTGACATCtgtcttcccttttttggCCTGCTGCCAGGCCTCGTCTTcacccatcttctttctcttcttctcctccttgagGGCGttcttcaatctccccTTATCTAAATCGAGgtcctctccatcctcagGACGTTTGCCATATTGCGGCAAGTCCAATACCctctccttgcctttcttggccttgccAGACGCGAGATCCTCGAGACGCTGTTCGGCAAGAGACTTGCGCTCCTTCTCAGCGGCCTCTTCAATCTGAGCGCGCTCACTAGACGATGCTATCAGTGccgaagcagaagaagaagcattTGCCAATTTGCCGGCGTCGCCAGTACAGTACGATCCAGGAAGAACGGAGTGGCAACAGGCGAAACCCCATTGCGAAGTAGAAAGATCGTAATAAGAGCCCCAGATGGCGGTATGATTATTGATATAGACTGCATTCATCTCAGCGATGAGGTCAAGGCAAAAATGTAGAAGAACttaccatcttcatcatacTTTGACCGAGCCTTGGCGCGTTCTCGCCCTTTGATAATTTGTCCTGATCGAGAATATTCCACATCTGATTATACGTTAGACGATGCCCTGTTGACGAGATATGCGTAAGATTTGCTTACAATTTTCAGTCTGACCACTCAATAGCTCCTTCGGCATTCTTTGCAAATGCTCTTCGCCACCATACTTGGCCAATATCGATGTCTTGTTGGTATCCTTGAGGACTTCTTTTTTCTGTTGGAATTCTCGATGCAACAATTCACCCGCAGTAGGATTGGCCGAGACATTGATGTTGCTACCCTTCTGAGCAGACTGCCAGGCGAACAGTTGAAGTTTCTGCATGTTGGTTGCGTCGCCCGAGTACCGCTGGAAGTTGTCGCCAGCGAATTTCATCTACGACATATCAGTATTAGACCTGGGTAAATAGACAATCACTTACATCTTCAGGATTCATATTCCGAACAGGGGCATCGCGCATCGACCTCGTCTTGGGATCATAATATGCGGAAGTCTCATCTAGATTGATGAGATATTTCGCAGTATCCTCTCGAATACGAAGGTTTCGCACGGTGATCCTGGTTTTGGTGTCCAATTTCTGGCCGACCTGATCCGCAGCATCGGCATACTTgtcttcgtcatcttcatcctcatcactgGATCCAaagtcatcatcatcttccactttaccctccttgtcctttttgGCAAGCTTCTTCACGGCAGCCATATCGGTAGACGTTTGCTGAtcaatttcttcttctctgtaTCTCTTGCGCATTTCCTCGGTCGCCTCGTATTCCTCCACGACGTGTTTGTAAGATGCAGGGTCATACCCGTTCCACCTATCACGCTTGGCATCGTAATCACCTTCAAATTGCTGAACAAGCTCATCGGGAGCGATATCCTTATTGGTGAACTTTgcccctctcttcctcggtCTCTCCACACAGTCTTTCCTTCTATGTGTCATTGCTCCGCAGTTTTCGCAAGCGCCCTTTCTGTACTTTTTCGCCGCCGGCCCAGCTTTGGCGCCTCTGTCATACCATTCGTCAAGTTTGAGATGGGGACCCTGCTCGTTGATACGTTGATGCGCCAGAGACGGACGACCGGTGTCGGCATACCACGGGGCTTTGGTGATGTACTCCGGAATATGTGGGTTAATGGCATTACCCTGCTCGTCCAAGGCTGCTGGGGCGGTACCGGCTTTACGGGCTGCCTCGAGATCTTTCTGTCTGCGGTACTCCTCACGAGAGACCTTTCCGCCCTGGAGGGATGCTGACTGTGTGAGCTGGGTATGGTGTTGGAGGTACTTACTGCTTGTGCTGAGCATGCTTGAAAATGTGTGAAAATGGGTAAGATGTTGTGGTAATGAATGAATCGGCGGACTCCAAATAGCGAGATATCCGGGAGAAAATAAGGAAATGGGCCTGGAAAATATGTCGCCACTGGGAAATGAGCCAGTTCTTCCAGCGCCATCTCACATCTCCATCCGCAacatctttttcttcataACATAAAAACACCAATGTGGAGACCAGCTGCAAAGACAACCGGCACGAACGACGTAAGTCACACAAACACATTACCGCGCTACGCTCACACCCAGCAGGTCCCTCTCGCAAACAAGCGACGCTTCGGTCTCCCCGAAGAAGGTCCTCCCTCCAACTCACCTTCCTACGCTCCTCGTCCTGCTGCCGATATCCAGTATTTTAACGGCCGACAAGAGCGCGAACGTGAGCCTCGGGACGAGAGGGAGAGGTCAAGGGATGATTAcgacaggaggagggatgaTTACGTGCGAGACGACAGGGACCGAAGATATGACGACTACCCTAGGGATGGACACAGTGACAGGCGAGATGAGAGGTCGAGGTGGGATGAAGGGGATAGGAGAGAGGCTCCCAGAGGCCGTGAGCGTTCTAGGGATCGAGGAGACTCAAATGAAGGTACGTCGCATTTTATTTTTGCCGTCCGTACTGCTGACTCACCCGACGCAGATGGCCCGCGGAAGCGTCGATCTCGATGGGGCGACGCTTCAGCCAAAGTCAATGTTCCCGGAATGCCTGTCGCCGTCATGGGCAATGTTTCTCAGACCGAACTTGACAACTATGCTATTCACGTCCGTCTCGAGGAGATCAATCGCAAACTGAGGACCGGTGATGTCGTACCCCCCGAGGGTCAGCGTTCTCCATCCCCTACTCCTCAATACGATGCCTACGGACGCAGGACCAATACAAGGGAGTTGAGATATCGCAAAAAACTGGAAGATGAGCGTACGAGATTAATTGATCGAGCGGTCAAGTCAGACCCCAATTTCCGACCCCCTGTGGACTTTCAGCATAAACGAGGTTCTCGACCTCAAGACAAAGTCTATATTCCTGTCAAAGAATTTCCTGAAATCAACTTTTTCGGTTTGCTAGTTGGTCCTCGTGGTAATTCCCTcaaaaagatggaaagggaaagcgGTGCCAAAATCAGCATCCGAGGTAAGGGAAGTGTCAAGGAAGGTAAAGGAAGGCCTGGTAACTTCCCTcatgatgaggaggatgagttACACTGTTTGATCACCGCCGACGATGAGAGCAAGGTCAAGGCTTGTGTCGCCTTGATCAACAGGGTTATAGAAACTGTAAGCATCTATTTGAAGACAAATTGCATTGTAAACTAATTTGATGCTCAAGGCTGCGTCCACTCCTGAAGGCGAAAATGATCATAAGCGAAACCAGCTTCGAGAACTGGCTTCTCTTAACGGTACTCTCCGAGACGACGAGAACCAGCTTTGCCAAAACTGTGGCGAAAAAGGTCACAGGCGATGGGAATGCCCACAACAGAGAGTGTATAGCGCCAATGTCATCTGTCGTATTTGTGGTGGAGGTAAGTCGTCTTCTAATGTTTTCTAATGGAATATGTTTCTCATTGTCTTTCAGCTGGTCATATGGCACGAGATTGCCGCGGTCGTGGTGATCCAAGCCTTACTCAGAATAAACAAACTGCTTTCGATTCAGAGTACACTGCACTTATGGCAGAACTCGACGAAGGCGGCGGATCTACGCCAGGCGCCgctcctgctgctgccatTGGCGCTCCTGGTGCTATTCCACCCCAGAGTAGGGTCCCCCCTTGGAGACTTCCGGAAAATTGGCAGACCAGTATGTTTACGTCCACCATTTTTTTGATATGTCTTATTGACCTTGGGATAGACTCTGGCGGGTTCCGTGGTCCCGCCGGTTTCCAAGCTCAAGGCTACCAGCAAGCCGCCCCAGGTGCTGCCGCCTACGGTCAACAAGCTTACCCGGGTTACGCCGGTTACCAGACAGGTGCTGTGGGTGGGTATGGAAGTCCCGCCACCGGCGGTGCTGACGCATATGCTGCGTAAGTGCTTTGACAAGCGGAAGGGCGTGTTTAAGCTGACGCCCGACAGCTACTATGCCTCTATGGGGCAGCAAGCCCCTGCCGCGGCTGTTTAAGTTTTTGATTCGACAGCAGAGAGTTTGTTTACTCATGATGTGATCTGAAACTGAGGCAGAGCGATCCAGGAAAATGACAACAGACTATTGAGGAAACCCTGAAGAAAAGCTTTTGCAATTGTGACTGAACAGACTTATACCCTTCTTTATCCAGCGATTTGTATATACATAACCCAGGTGACTGGGAGTGTGGGCGGCATTTGTCCGGCGCGAAACTGATGTATTGACTCTTCGTGCTCATTTGCGTGGATTGCTGATGCGTTGAAACCCGTTTTCTATCT
It contains:
- a CDS encoding U3 small nucleolar RNA-associated protein 21, which codes for MIPSLEHPTKKRQKKQLRPSLPAAGPSQQPSSPARIFAPFRALGYVTDHVPFAMFVHTPSGALATPTVNITTSVGRSWLMWDASRMTLVFAGADTGNQINGLAMTGTDIYASSGSRVIKYHRGKEVASFLSLDGSTFGHILIFGDDLLALKKDGTGMFVFDLATRHLRNQISFHSSFTASSLMHPATYLNKVLVGSKQGELQLWNVRTCTLVHSFPHPTPSNPSSITTIVQTPAVDVIGIGYLDGSIRIQDIKHGDLVMQMKIEDGAVSSMSFRMDGPSILATASSTGSISIWDLSKGGRILHTLRGAHDQSISGLQWVAGQPLLVSSSFDNSVKQWLCDSPTGMPRLLKLRGGHHAPPTCVRYYGEDGKQILTAGKDRALRYTSVVRDSRSFELSQGSLVKKAIGLGVTVDHLKFPQITAISSSSMRSKDWEDVLTAHSEDAVARTWRVQEKRLGPWTFELEDGYAQSVCVTACGNFGFAGSSTGEIRMWNMQSGKERKSFALTGAAPGDSKPKIISQSKGMVKAKGGKLERAKGSKSVQAITGLATDALNTMVIAGTLEGKLYFFDFHSTRKLDEIQLESSITAISLHRDSGLLAVTCDDLVIRLVDVESRRIVRELRGFKGRILDVVFTPDSRWVIATSLDSIIRTYDIPTGKLIDAFKTSSIATSVTFSPTGDFLATSHVDSVGVYLWANRAQFTDVALRHLEEDDDIVEVGLPTVQGLDADAAIEGIEDVGAPEFTDIYTTPDQIDESLVTLSLIPRSRWQMLLNLETIKQRNKPKEAPKAPEKAPFFLPTISGLETQFDLSAVENRTEEESHKGKRLELDGSWLESEFTRRLSGEDETGRYNTFFEYMKALPPSTLDLEIRSLISLPHLSSFINALTQRLKSHRDYEAIQAIMSVFLRVHGDMLIANAELKEALGALRLEQERESKRLRELVGYALGTLGFLRGA
- a CDS encoding pre-mRNA-splicing factor SLU7; the protein is MLSTSTSLQGGKVSREEYRRQKDLEAARKAGTAPAALDEQGNAINPHIPEYITKAPWYADTGRPSLAHQRINEQGPHLKLDEWYDRGAKAGPAAKKYRKGACENCGAMTHRRKDCVERPRKRGAKFTNKDIAPDELVQQFEGDYDAKRDRWNGYDPASYKHVVEEYEATEEMRKRYREEEIDQQTSTDMAAVKKLAKKDKEGKVEDDDDFGSSDEDEDDEDKYADAADQVGQKLDTKTRITVRNLRIREDTAKYLINLDETSAYYDPKTRSMRDAPVRNMNPEDMKFAGDNFQRYSGDATNMQKLQLFAWQSAQKGSNINVSANPTAGELLHREFQQKKEVLKDTNKTSILAKYGGEEHLQRMPKELLSGQTENYVEYSRSGQIIKGRERAKARSKYDEDVYINNHTAIWGSYYDLSTSQWGFACCHSVLPGSYCTGDAGKLANASSSASALIASSSERAQIEEAAEKERKSLAEQRLEDLASGKAKKGKERVLDLPQYGKRPEDGEDLDLDKGRLKNALKEEKKRKKMGEDEAWQQAKKGKTDVTQEELEAYRLSKQTYDDPMANYQDPEDQ
- a CDS encoding branchpoint-bridging protein; the protein is MWRPAAKTTGTNDVPLANKRRFGLPEEGPPSNSPSYAPRPAADIQYFNGRQEREREPRDERERSRDDYDRRRDDYVRDDRDRRYDDYPRDGHSDRRDERSRWDEGDRREAPRGRERSRDRGDSNEDGPRKRRSRWGDASAKVNVPGMPVAVMGNVSQTELDNYAIHVRLEEINRKLRTGDVVPPEGQRSPSPTPQYDAYGRRTNTRELRYRKKLEDERTRLIDRAVKSDPNFRPPVDFQHKRGSRPQDKVYIPVKEFPEINFFGLLVGPRGNSLKKMERESGAKISIRGKGSVKEGKGRPGNFPHDEEDELHCLITADDESKVKACVALINRVIETAASTPEGENDHKRNQLRELASLNGTLRDDENQLCQNCGEKGHRRWECPQQRVYSANVICRICGGAGHMARDCRGRGDPSLTQNKQTAFDSEYTALMAELDEGGGSTPGAAPAAAIGAPGAIPPQSRVPPWRLPENWQTNSGGFRGPAGFQAQGYQQAAPGAAAYGQQAYPGYAGYQTGAVGGYGSPATGGADAYAAYYASMGQQAPAAAV